A region from the Pseudomonas sp. Teo4 genome encodes:
- a CDS encoding amino acid ABC transporter ATP-binding protein — MISIKNVNKWYGDFQVLTDCSTEVKKGEVVVVCGPSGSGKSTLIKCVNALEPFQKGDIVVDGTSIADPKTNLPKLRSRVGMVFQHFELFPHLTITENLTIAQRKVLGRSEAEATKKGLALLDRVGLGAHAKKHPGQLSGGQQQRVAIARALSMDPIVMLFDEPTSALDPEMVNEVLDVMVELAHEGMTMMCVTHEMGFARKVANRVIFMDKGSIIEDCQKEDFFGDPTARHERTQHFLSKILQH, encoded by the coding sequence ATGATTTCCATCAAGAACGTCAACAAGTGGTACGGGGACTTCCAGGTGCTGACCGACTGCAGCACCGAGGTCAAGAAAGGTGAAGTGGTGGTGGTCTGCGGCCCTTCGGGCTCGGGCAAATCCACCCTGATCAAGTGCGTCAACGCGCTGGAGCCGTTCCAGAAAGGCGACATCGTGGTCGACGGCACCTCCATCGCCGACCCGAAAACCAACCTGCCAAAACTGCGCTCGCGGGTGGGCATGGTGTTCCAGCACTTCGAGCTGTTCCCGCACCTGACCATCACCGAAAACCTGACCATTGCCCAGCGCAAGGTCCTGGGCCGCAGTGAAGCCGAAGCCACCAAGAAGGGCCTGGCCCTGCTCGACCGCGTCGGCCTCGGCGCCCACGCCAAGAAACACCCGGGCCAGCTGTCCGGCGGCCAGCAACAGCGCGTGGCGATTGCCCGCGCGCTGTCGATGGACCCGATCGTCATGCTGTTCGACGAACCGACCTCGGCGCTGGACCCCGAGATGGTCAACGAAGTGCTGGACGTGATGGTCGAACTTGCCCACGAAGGCATGACCATGATGTGCGTAACCCACGAAATGGGCTTCGCTCGCAAAGTGGCCAACCGCGTGATCTTCATGGACAAGGGCAGCATCATCGAGGACTGCCAGAAGGAAGATTTCTTCGGCGACCCGACTGCCCGCCACGAACGGACTCAGCACTTCCTCAGCAAGATCCTGCAACACTGA
- a CDS encoding ABC transporter permease subunit produces the protein MDMDFSEIIPALPALWDGMVMTLQLMVMGVVGGIVLGTLLALMRLSSSKLLANLAGAYVNYFRSIPLLLVITWFYLAVPFVLRWITGEDTPVGAFTSCVVAFMMFEAAYFCEIVRAGVQSISKGQMGASYALGMTYGQTMRLIILPQAFRKMTPLLLQQSIILFQDTSLVYTVGLVDFLNSARSNGDIIGRSHEFLIFAGVVYFLISFSASWLVKRLQKRITV, from the coding sequence ATGGACATGGATTTCAGCGAAATCATCCCCGCCCTGCCCGCCCTCTGGGACGGCATGGTCATGACCCTGCAGCTGATGGTCATGGGCGTGGTCGGCGGCATCGTGCTGGGTACCCTCCTGGCATTGATGCGCCTGTCGTCGAGCAAGCTGCTGGCGAACCTGGCCGGCGCCTACGTCAACTACTTCCGTTCCATCCCGTTGCTGCTGGTGATCACCTGGTTCTACCTGGCGGTGCCGTTCGTGCTGCGCTGGATCACCGGCGAGGACACCCCGGTGGGTGCCTTCACCTCCTGCGTGGTGGCGTTCATGATGTTCGAGGCCGCGTACTTCTGCGAAATCGTCCGCGCTGGCGTGCAGTCGATCTCCAAGGGCCAGATGGGCGCGTCGTATGCGCTGGGCATGACCTATGGCCAGACCATGCGCCTGATCATCCTGCCCCAGGCTTTCCGCAAGATGACCCCGCTGCTGCTGCAACAGAGCATCATCCTGTTCCAGGACACCTCGCTGGTGTACACCGTGGGCCTGGTGGACTTCCTCAACTCGGCACGCTCCAACGGCGACATCATCGGACGCTCCCATGAGTTCCTGATCTTCGCCGGTGTCGTGTACTTCCTCATCAGCTTCTCCGCTTCGTGGCTGGTCAAGCGCCTGCAAAAAAGGATCACCGTATGA